The Syntrophobotulus glycolicus DSM 8271 DNA window CTTATATATTTCACCGCTGGGCTCGAACCCAATATAGGAATCCATGTTATGATGTTTCTTTATATCCTGAAAGGTGTCGCCAGTAAAAGCACCGCAATCAACAAAACGTGCAAAGCCCTTATTCAGGGTTAGCCCGGGCCTTACATAATCTATGCAGCCTTTGCTCATAAAGGTATGGTCAAATTCTGAGGTCGCATATGCACGCAGATAACTGCAAAACGCCTCCCTGCTATGGTCATCCTCTAAAAGTTCAAGCGCCTTGTTAATTTCCGATTCCTCTTGTTTTAGATCAACTATAGGTATGTTAAATGTGGTGTTGATATTGTAATAATTTGCCTTACATAAAAGATGGTTACTATAAATTACATCTTTAAAGCCAAGATCATTTAAATAAGAAACAATTTCATTTATATTGCATTTAAATCTATCCAGGGCAATTATTATTCTATGATCCTTATAACAGCGAGGTACTTTTTCACTATCTGCACAATGTACCGGCAAATCAAAAAGCATTTGAGCAGGTTTCGCCGCTCTGTCGAGAAACGCAACCACACTAATGCCTAAAAATCTGAGATAACTGTAGAACAGCTTTCCGTTCCCGCCTGCTCCGTAAATGATAATATTTTTACCTTGAGTAATATCTTCTTTCAATTGATAATTTGGAGCAGATTGCATTTGCATCGATTCTGAAATGTGATTCCTTGCTTCTGCAATATTCATGTTCTATATCCCTCTTAAATTATAAAAATATATCATGGTAAAAGTAATTATGTTAGTGTGTACCATACAGCACAGTCTCAAGAGTGGCTATACTATGGCATCTCATATAAAGCTTATATTCCGGCTCGAATTCGTGTATAAGCAGAGGAATTCGCCACAGGTCTGTCAAACGGTGATAAACACAAATCGCTAAATCAGGTTTGTTCTCTTTAATTATGCCCTTGCAGCCATTGAGCGCGTCTATCTCAGCACCCTCGACATCCATTTTTATCAGGGTGGGATTTGCGTTTTTGAGTACATCGTCCAGCTTCACCACCTGAACGGTCTGCTTGCCTTTTTCACTCAAGGTGCTTCCCCCGTTCAACTCGTCGTTAAAACTGGCGTAATAAGCCTTGTCTCCAACCGCGCAGGGGTATAGAAAAGCGGTCGTTTGATTGTCGTCACTGCTCTCTACAGTCTCTGTCAGCTTTTTAAAAATTTCTGCGTTTGGCTCAAAGCCAATATAAGTATTCACTTTGTAATATTTCTTTACTTCCTCATAGGTATCTCCCGTATAAGCGCCGCAATCGACAAAACAAGAGAAACCCTTGTTCAGGGTAATACCCGTTTTTACATAATCAACATAACCCGCACTGATGACCGTATTATCGAACTCCGAAGTGGCATAAGCACGCAGAAAGCTGCAAAACACATCCCTGCTCTGGTCGTCCCCCATCAGTTCAAGGGCCTGTAATATTTCTTTTTCTTCTTGTCTCAGATTGACTCCCGGGGTGTTGTACGTGTTGTTGAAATGGTAGTAATTGGACATACACATAACAGAGTGGCTGTATATAACATCTGTAAAACCGAGCTCGTTAAGATAGGCTGTAATATCCCCTATGCTGTACTTAAAGCGGTCAAGGGCTATGATTACCTTGAAATTCTTATATTCTTGAGGCATATTCATATCATCGGCCTTATATACCGGTAGGCCGTAAAGCAGCTGCCCGGGTGTTGCCGACCGATCAAGAAAGGCGGCGACAGGAGTTCCCAGAAACTTCAATATATTAAATACCAGCTTGCCGGTAATACCCGCACTGTAAATCAGAATCTTTTTACCCTGTGCTATATCTTCTTTTAAGTGATAATCAGGCGGAACCTGAATTTTTATGGACTCAGCTACATGATGCCTTGCTTCAATCAAATTCATTGGCTTACAACTCCTATTTATTTTTCAATGTAAAACAAGTAATCCTTTATTGTTAACCGGACAATCGATTCATTTGAGTCTGCTGCAAATTGAGCGCCCTCAATAAGAGCAGTTATCAAGTCTTCTATATTTTTGTCTATATTATGCATTTCAAAACCGGTTTGAACATTTGCGAATCTAAAGCTGCCAAGTATCTTGATAAAATCATCAATTAATATATCCACAGGAGTCTCGGTGTCACAGAGATCGTTTCTGCCTAATGTTGTAAACAGTTTGCGCACGTCATTGGTATTTCTGAGCTTAATAAGCAGTTTTCCACCCTTTTTTATCAAGGATAAAAGTTTCTTAATCAAATTCAAAGGGTTTGGATAAAGATTTACCGGCTCACCCAAAATCAGATAATCAAAAGATTCTGCCTCGAAGTGTTCCTGTATAGCATCAATCCGGTCACTATATACTTCACCGTCACAGATTGTCGCAAGTTCGGAATAATAGATGGCTTTTGTGGTGAAAGCGGAAGACCTTGTCTTTAAAACACCCGATTCACGAAGCTTGTTTTTAATCTCCAAAATCGGGGTGCCCATCCGGATATCGACGCCCAATATTTGAGGACAGTTATTTTGCGCGGACGGCTGGGGAAGCATATTTATAAGCGGTCTCTCAAAGTTATTTACATCGTCCCAGGCATCAAGACCGTGGTATTTGTCCTTATAATTCTGTCTGCCCATATTCAATGAATTTTGAAATTCAACCGGATCTTTATCCTCCATGTTTCGAAAATCATGGTCGTGATGAATATAAGTGTCTTCGCATAAGATTAATTTATAACCGGCACGTCTTATGCGAATAGCCAAATCATCCTCCGCAAAGTCATGAAAATAACCTGCATCTGTTTTGCCAACAATATCCAGTATCTCGCGAGAAAATATAACGATTGTGGTTATTAGTCGCATTCTTTCCTTCCATTTGAGAGAGTTAGAGTGATTATATTCTTTTGCCACTTCCTCCATTTCTTCAAGCGAGTCAAACCTCCAACCTGGGTCCTGCAAATTGCTCACGTTTGAAGACAACGGTATAACCATACCGATTCTAACGTCGGACTCAAAACAAGTCAGCAAATTGGACAACCAATGATGCGTGACAACGATGTCATTACTTACAATAACAAAATATTTGCCTTTAAAATTATTATACAAATAAAAACTGGGGAACGCTGCACCGACATTTTTGGTAACACGCACAATTTTTTTATCATGATAATCCACCGACTGAAAGAATTCATAAGTGCCGTCGGTTGAACCATTGTCAACCAGGATAAGCTCAAAGGAAACATCGGTTGTGTATTTCAAAATGTTTTCCACACATCTTTTTGTTTTGCCTAATCTGTTATAGGCCTGCACAATAATGGATGCGGTCGGGGCATTGGCGTCGAGCAGCTCATTGTAGACATTTTTTCTTGAAGTGTAAAGGTCATTTCCCACTTTGGGAGCTTCAATCGAATCCGTGTTCAGTATAATGGGTTCAACAAAAGTATTCACTGGAAGTTACCTCTTATTTCTAATTAATAGAGCCTGAAACAGTTTCTTCAGATGTTGTGCATTTTCATCAAGAACATCCTCTTCATACATACCGTAAATATATAAATTGCATTTCTCACAAACTCTGGAAGCGTTTTGATTGCCATCAAGCAATGCCAGCCTAAATTGATTAAAATTTTGGCCGTTCCAAATTCTCTCTACATTTTGCTTGTTTGTGTCGCCCATAACAATCGGGTATTCCATTGAGCAACACGGCACAACCTTGCCGTCGGCATTAATCTGCATCATATAAAACGGCTCGGGGCATATTTGAGAATCGAGCAGGCGCTCGGCATTTTGGGGCTTGTCGGTTTTCATTCCTCCGGATAGTGTATCATAATCAATTTCTTTGATGGTAGGGGTTAAATGTTCAACGCTAATCTGATCACAGATTGGAGAAAAAAGTTCAAAGAATCTTTGCCGGTCCTCAAGGTCCTGAACCATATAATCAATTATCTTTATATAAACCTGAGTCTCCTTGGCCTGCTCGTGGAAATAACGAATTTGCGAAACCATATTTTCAAAATTTACGGTTGCCTTGCTGTTTCTTTTATAATCTTGGTCGGAAAGGCCCTCAAGGGAAATCCGAAGTTTGGTAAGCCCTGCCGAGATGAGCGCATCTGACAAAGACTTGGTTAGTAACGAGGCGTTGGTAACAATATCAATACTTTGGGCAACCCCCGCCTGTTTGGAATAAGCCACCATTTCATCGATACGCGGATGAAGCAACGGTTCTCCGATCCCCGCAAACCGGATCATTTTAAGCGGACGATTAAAGTTTTTCATGTCGTCTATACACTTTTTATAAAGTTCAATATCCATAAAAGTCACATCGGAAATATAACCATGCTTTGATTTATCCAGAGCATAGATGCAATAGCCGCACCGGAAATTGCAGCCATAAACGGGAAAAATCTGAATCATAAACGGTGTTTTAAGAGGCAGTACTTCAGCAAGGTTTGTCCGTACGCCACCTGGTGTAGGCCCATTTTGAAGCGTTCCCATCGTTATAACCTCTCTAAAATTCTCGTCGCCTGCTCATCAAGCGCATCCTCGGGATGAGAAACATCGTCCGGCGCGCAACAAACCCCGCAGCTTTTATTCTCACAGCGTTTTTTCAAAAGCTGCCGCGTTCGGAATTCCCGGAGCTCCTTGCCCTGCCACATTGCCAGCAATTTTTGGTGATAGATATTCCCGAGTATAACGGGCTTATAGATGGCATCACACGGCTTAACATCGCCGTTAGGCAGTACGCCCATCATATAAAAACAAAGCGGGCAGACCATACGGGGAGGATGCTCGTGACCATACCGGTCAGCCGTTGTTTCAATATCTCTGGTCATTTCGACGCCGGAATAGACCGGCCGGCACTGCTCAATAAACATCCGGTCCGAGATATGCCCGAAAAGCTCATAAAATTTGTTTTCCTCGCCAGCTTCCAGCGCAACGTCCATGATTTTAACATAAAGTTTGCATTGTTGTTTGTTGTTAAAGAAATAGGATATGTTCTCCATTAAATGATCGAAATTTATTTGGTATCTGCAAATATGCGCATATTTGGCGGCTGAAAGGCCTTGCATAGAAATTCTCAGACAGTCAAGCCCGGCCGCGATAAGCCGATCCGATCGTTTTGGCGTTAGAAGGGAAGCGTTGGTAATAAATTCAATTCGCTCCGCTATATTGTTTTCCTTCGCGTAAGCAATCATTTCGGGAAGCTGAGGGTTCATAAGCGGCTCTCCATGCCCTGTAAGCGATAACACCTTAAAGCGCTCCGGGAATTCCTTCATCTGATCAACGACAGTCTTAAAGGTGGCAAGCGACATCTGCTCGGGCTCAAAATCATATTCTTCTTTCATTTTTTTATAACCGAGAGATTGTCCGCAATAGCTGCATTTGAAATTGCAGTAATTTGTTGGAAACACATAAATTGTAAAAGGGGTAGCCAAGGGTAAGACGTTACTTAATATTACACGATTTTCATCGCTTATCGGCTTTATTTCTGACAGCATGCTTACACCCTATTTCTTAAATTTCTTGAGCGCTTCGTCTATATGGTCATCAAGGTCTTCTGCGGGATCGGCTATACAAATGCAGGAGGAACATTCACGGCATTCCTCAATACTCATCCTGCCTTCTCGCAAATTTTTGCATATGAGTTCGTTGCGTGGCCTGTCATTCCAAATTTCAAGCAGGGACTTTTCTTTTGCGCAGCCCATTGAAAAACCATTCGGCAGCCCCGGAGTTGAGCAGGGAAAAGTCTGCCCGTCAATATTCACCTGCAGAAAATAGAACATAATACTGCATATCTTACGGGGCGCGACTAATTCATTATTTAGATTTCTTGTGAAATCAACCATCCCTTGGTGATCTCCCATTTGCTTTTGCATCACAACCAAATGCTCTATATAGATCGCGTCACATAGATTACCAAATAGTTCATAAAACTTTTTTTCGTCATTTTTATTCTTCAAAAGTGAATCAATTATTTTTATAAATACTGAAGCATTGCCTTTATGCTTGTAAAGATAGCTGATATTATCCAAGAGCGCCTTAAAGTCAATGTCAACCCCGCTGTTTTCTTGATAACCTTCCTTATTTACCGCCTGAATAGAAATCTGTATTCTTGAAATGCCTGCCGCCACTAACGCATCCGCCATCTTGGGCGTCAATAACACGCCATTGGTCAAAACGTCGATTCTGCCGGTGAACCCGGCATCTCGAAGTTCCTTTATCATATTAGGCAGATCTTTATTCATCAAAGGCTCCCCCAGACCGGAAAAAGCGATGCGTTTTGGCGGCTGAGGAAAAGCCATAATATCCTTAATTATTTTTGTGTATAATTCACCGCTCATATTCTCTATTCTAAAGCCTTCTCTGTCCAACTGGCCGCCGGCAACCCCTCTGGTGGCATGCATACAATAAAAACATTTGAAATTACATCTTCTTGTTGGTTCGATATACATTCCGAGCGGAGCCTCCAGCGGAATTATATCAAGAAGTTTTTGCCTTTTTTTATCATAACTGGGTTGAATTTCAGCCTTCATTTCTACCTCCACCATAGAACGTCATAATTTAAACCGCGGCATATCTCCTATTGCGATTGCACCATCCCTCTCCAGAAAGATAAAACATTGTCATTCGGATATGTTTCGGCAAATTGCAAAACAGAGCTTTTGCCTTGGCCTCTTAATATCGGGCGGCAATTTTGGATTGCGTCAATAATTTCAGTTTTTCGGTTGCGATTCGTCATTAGACCTTGGTCTAAGCTGTCGCAGAACATTTTTTTATCCTCTCCGAGGCAGGACAAAAACCATTCGTAAGGCTCAATTCCGAAAATAGAGTTAAAATCAAACAGACGCTTCGGTCTGCTTATTTCGTTATAAAATACCTTCCGCATTCCCTCAACATTTCTCTTGATGGAATATTTATTCAAAACGGTTTCTTTAGCGTTCTCGCCAATACGAACACGTTCGTCCGGAGAATAATACAAATACCGCATGAGCTTTACATATTCTTCTGCGTTATTTGCCAAAAGGCCGTCGGTCTTATGGGTAACAATATACTTTTCCGTACACTGGTTGAGCATCACAACGGGGAGACCTATAGACATTGCCTCAAGTACCACATTTTCAGTCGTACCGAAATGATAGGGATTGAGTGGATAACCGAAAACATCCAATGTTTCCAACTGTTCATCAACGCGGTCAGTGTAGCCCACAAACTCAAATCGCTCAGCAATCCCGTAATCTTGGATGTCCCTGAAAATCTTTTCGTTTCCGTTTAAATCACCAACCAAAATAAATCTGGATGACGGGATCTCCTTCAGGACTGCCTTGCAAAAAAGCGCAAACTCGGGATGTATTTTGCTCTCACTAAGAGTGCCGACATAACCTATGCGAAATTCTTCACCAGAACTGCGGAGCGTGACTGGCTTATGGGAGACTGCGTTTACGCCAAGCCCAAACAGGACCGTAGATTGCTCCTTTATTTTGTTCCTTTCTTCCGAGCTCCAAGCTGAGTTGTCATAGGAAAAAGCCGTCGTAAAAACCGTTTTATGCGGCAGCAAAGCCAATTCGGCCGGAAACGAAGGATATGTGCAGCCGGAAACGTGTACCCATAAGACTAGCCCAATCTCTATTGGGGGGAATTTTCTCAAAAAACCTGACATAACAGGATTGTGCCACCAGTGGAGGACGACCAAGTCTGCTTCTTTAAAATCATCATAAAAATTGGTGTTCTGATCTTTGATCAAGACATCAATGCCATTATTCTCGCAAATTTCAACAAACTGTTTTTTTTTCGGTTGTTCCAACAGTATTATTTTATGTTCAAACGGTGAACGGTGCGTTTTTTCGTAGATTAAGGTTTCCGACAGGAACTTGCCGATTCCTCCGCCCATATGTGTCGTAATATGCAGCACCTTTGGCATTGAATTCACCTCTTGCTTCATCATTTCCTGCAATGTTCAATATAATCTTTTTCCCTTATACAAAGCATACAGATTATTCGTTATCCCACTTCCAAATGAGCTTTATTCCTTTTTACCTCTTTAAATGCACTTAAGAAGGCTCTAAATTGCATCTGGGTCAACTTTTCAATTTCCTGCCCATTCGCCAAAGCTTTATACCAATCGCCGGTCATATTCAGCGCTTTTTTAATATTCCAGGTTGTCTCCCAATTTAGGAGCGATTTCGCTTTTGTAGAATCCAATCTCAGAAAAGAAGCTTCATAAGGACCGTTATCGTTAAGATTTTTCCACTTTTGTCCTTCACCCCACTGTTTACAGAACAGATCGACCAAAGTCGCTGTTGTTACACAATCCCTGGTATCAGGACCAAAATTATAGCTTCCTTCATATTTCTCTTTATTTTCATACTGTTTCTGAGCCAGAAGCAGATATCCTGACAAACATTCCAAAACATGTTGATAGGGTCTGATTGAATGGGGGTTCCTCACAACAATATCTTCATGTTTTTGCGCCGCCCGTACACAATCCGGTATAATCCGGTCGGGAGAAAAATCCCCTCCACCGATTACATTGCCTGAACGAGCTGTTGATATCGCTGTTGAATCATCATTGTTAAAAAAAGAATGGACGTAACTATAGGTAACGAGTTCGCTGCAGGATTTACTATTGGAATAGGGATCATGGCCACAAAGTCTGTCATTCTCTTTGTAGACCCTGTTTGATTCATCATTTTCATAAACCTTATCGGTTGTAACATTTACAAATGACCTTACCTTTCCATAAAGCCGGGTACATTCAAGAATGTTTACCGTTCCCATGATATTTGTGTCATAAGTATTTACGGGATTCCTATATGATTCTCTGACAAGCGGCTGGGCCGCCAAATGAAATACAATATCAGGACCCGCCTCAAAAAAGACCTTCTTTAACTTATCAAGATCACGGACATCACCTTGTATTGAATACATGTTCTTTGCTAATTTTAATAGTCCAAAAAGATTTGGCTTTGTTGGAGGAAACAGTGAGTAACCCGATACAAGTGCTCCTGCATCGAGTAATATACTAGCAAGCCATGATCCTTTGAATCCTGTATGACCTGTAATAAGTACTTTACGACCTTTCCAAAAACTAATGTCGAACATAAAAACTACCCTGCCCTTCCAGGATGCATTGACTATTTCCTAATCCGTTAGGAGAATGACTTTATCATAAGCGTGAAGTCTATAGATGCTTGATACTTCACAAAATCCATACTTACCTTATGCTTTAATTATAAACTTCTTTACATACAATATCGTATATAAATCGCAATGGCTAAAGAGCTTTAATTGATGGACATCATATTTTAATACTTATTGATAACCGCAGTACAAACAGTAGCAATAATGAAAGAACATAAAAAAATCAAGAAATTTCTTCAGAGTAGGATTGGTTTATACGATATAAATTATAGAATAAGAGCTTAAGGGTTAGGTGAGTTTAAATGAAGATTGATCCATTATCAGCAATCAAACCGGTGAGGAGTATTAGACCGACCGACCGTGACTCTGGAATCGGCGACAATGGGCAGGCTTCTCAATCGGACAAGATCGCAGTATCCGGCAATGCGCAGGTTTTTCAAAATTTGCTGCAAAAAGCCAAAGTCTTACCGGAAATCAGAGAAGAAAAAGTAAACCAGATTAAAACGCAGATTGAAAATGGGAAGTTCGATCTTGACGGCGTTTCTCTTGCTGAAAGTTTATTATCTCCTGAAAAAATGGAGGAGAATTAATTGTCCGAAGAGATTAAAAATTTTATAAACAATTTAAAAGAGCAATTAAACTTATATAAAGAGCTTCGGGAATTAGAACGGCAAAAAAAAGATGCTCTGATTTTAAATAATCTGAAAGAAATTGAGTTAATAACTTCAGCAGAAGAACAGGCTTTGCATAAGGTAAGTTCTTTGGAAGAAGAAAGACTGAAAGATGCTGAATTTTTTGGGACAAAATTAGGGAAAACAGCTGAGAAAATTACCGTGTCGGATATGATGGAGATCGAACCGTCATTAAAAGACATTTATAATGAACTGGAAAATGAGATTGCGGAAATTAGTAATCTTAATAAGATAAATACCAAGCTCTTAGAAAACGCCGTCAATATTGTGAAAGTTACCATGAACGCACTCACCGCAGAAAAAAAAATTACGTATAAGAGAACCTCGAATACAGAGGATTCTCAAAATAATGTTTTTTTTATCAACAAAAATGTCTGAACAATATACATCAAGTACGTCCTTAGTTTTCAGAATGATTGAATTTACGGGTTTCTTATGAGGTGAAGGAGGAAGGTAAATGGGATCAACTTTTGCGGGCTTGGAATTAGGAAAACGTGCTTTGTCTGCTCAGCAGCTCGCTCTTAATGCAGCAGGTCATAATATCTCAAATGCAAGCACCCAAGGATACACTAGACAGGTAGCAAACCTTGCGACGACCATACCGGACCAGCTTTATTTATTTGGTCACACTCAGAGTGTGGGAACCGGGGTAGCGGTTGCCACGATTATACGTGTGCGGGACAACTTTATAGATCGCCAGTACCGTTGGGAAACAGCAAGGCAGCAATATTGGACAGAAAGACAAAACAGTCTGCAACAGGTTGAAGGAATACTGAATGAAGACTCGGCGGACAGTCTGCATAATGATCTGGATAAATTTTGGGTAGCATGGAGCGATCTCTCGACCAGTTCTGAAACCTTAGGAGCCAAGGCGGTTGTCCGTGAACGGGCTATAGCCCTTACCGGAACGTTAAACCATATATCCAAACAGATTACGGATATGCAAAATGATCTGGACAATAAGGTTAATGTTCAAGTCGGGTTGATCAACAATATTGCCCAGCAAATAAAAGATCTCAATATGCAAATTAAATCGGCGGAGGTAGCCGGGGATAAACCCAATGATCTCTACGATGTACGAGATAATCTTGTGGATGAATTATCTAAAATTGTAAGTGTACGAGTAATCGAGTCGACAGATCCCATGTTTACGGACCGTCAAGTAGGGATTTACAAGGTTCAAATTGGCGATGAGGCAGCCGGGCAATTACTTGTTGATGATAGCCAAGTGACCGAGTTGGCTTGGATAGACTCAGTCACTAATACAACCCAAGATTTGGATACAACCCCTGATGGCATACCCGATGTTGAATTTGGTCCAGGTTCAGGGATTAAGCTTCAACTCGGTTCTCAAATGGGCTCTTTGCAATCCCTGATTGATACGCGTTATACTTATTTGCAGAATTTACAGGGTAAGCTGGATAATCTGGCGGCGGGAATAGTGACGGCAGTAAATTCTCTGCACCAGGATACAGACCCTGCTACCACTGACTACTTCTTTGATCCCACTAAGCTTACGGCTTCGGACATTACTTTGTACTCAGATATTGAGGACGATGCCGGCAGAATCATTACAGGGACCACTGGATCTGGCGACGGGGATGTGGCATCTAGTATCGCGGCGCTGGCGCACGGATGGTCTTCGGCCGCCACCCCAGCGGAGATGGGCTCGGCGGCATCTCTTGGCGATTACTACAATGGGAATATTGTTGCCGTTTTCGGCGTTGATGTCCAGCAAGCTCAACGGATGACGGCGGTAGAGGATGCCTTGATAAACCAGTTAAGCAATCGGAGAGATTCGGTTTCAGGAGTGTCTATTGATGAAGAAATGACGAATTTGATAAAATTTCAGACAGCGTATTCCGCGGCAGCGCGGATGGTCACAATTATGGATGATATGCTGGATAAAGTCGTTAACGGTATGGGTATCACGAGATAGGCTGTTTGACGGGCCAATTGAGTAACGAAACGGACAAGCCAATTCTAGCGAGGTAAAAAATATGCGAATGACGAATAATATGTTTTCACGGAATTTATTATTGAATCTTACAGCTGCCCAGGGGAAACTTGATAAGTTGCAAAATCAAATGTCCACCGGACTGCGTATCTTCAGACCTTCAGACGATCCGGTAGGGATTGAGAATGCCCTGCGCCTCAAAGGTAACCTCAGTATGGTTGCCCAGTATCAGAAAAATGCCGGCGAAGCTTTAAATTATATGAATACCACCGATTCAGTTTTGGGCGATCTAACAAAAATGATTCAAAGAGCTCAGGAATTGGTGCTCAGTGCCAATAACGGCACGAATTCCTTAAATGAAAGAAACGCCATTGCCCAGGAAATTAGTGAGATAAATGAGCAGGTTAAAGCATTGGCCAATACAAAAGTGGGCAATAAGTATTTATTTGCCGGCACAAAAACGGAACAAGCACCAATGTCCGGGGGGACTTGGTCAGGGAATACAGATTCGGTGCAATTTGATGTAGGTGAGAACATCAAAATTTCCATCATGGTAGATGGACAGC harbors:
- the flgM gene encoding flagellar biosynthesis anti-sigma factor FlgM, producing the protein MKIDPLSAIKPVRSIRPTDRDSGIGDNGQASQSDKIAVSGNAQVFQNLLQKAKVLPEIREEKVNQIKTQIENGKFDLDGVSLAESLLSPEKMEEN
- a CDS encoding flagellar protein FlgN: MSEEIKNFINNLKEQLNLYKELRELERQKKDALILNNLKEIELITSAEEQALHKVSSLEEERLKDAEFFGTKLGKTAEKITVSDMMEIEPSLKDIYNELENEIAEISNLNKINTKLLENAVNIVKVTMNALTAEKKITYKRTSNTEDSQNNVFFINKNV
- the flgK gene encoding flagellar hook-associated protein FlgK — its product is MGSTFAGLELGKRALSAQQLALNAAGHNISNASTQGYTRQVANLATTIPDQLYLFGHTQSVGTGVAVATIIRVRDNFIDRQYRWETARQQYWTERQNSLQQVEGILNEDSADSLHNDLDKFWVAWSDLSTSSETLGAKAVVRERAIALTGTLNHISKQITDMQNDLDNKVNVQVGLINNIAQQIKDLNMQIKSAEVAGDKPNDLYDVRDNLVDELSKIVSVRVIESTDPMFTDRQVGIYKVQIGDEAAGQLLVDDSQVTELAWIDSVTNTTQDLDTTPDGIPDVEFGPGSGIKLQLGSQMGSLQSLIDTRYTYLQNLQGKLDNLAAGIVTAVNSLHQDTDPATTDYFFDPTKLTASDITLYSDIEDDAGRIITGTTGSGDGDVASSIAALAHGWSSAATPAEMGSAASLGDYYNGNIVAVFGVDVQQAQRMTAVEDALINQLSNRRDSVSGVSIDEEMTNLIKFQTAYSAAARMVTIMDDMLDKVVNGMGITR
- the flgL gene encoding flagellar hook-associated protein FlgL codes for the protein MRMTNNMFSRNLLLNLTAAQGKLDKLQNQMSTGLRIFRPSDDPVGIENALRLKGNLSMVAQYQKNAGEALNYMNTTDSVLGDLTKMIQRAQELVLSANNGTNSLNERNAIAQEISEINEQVKALANTKVGNKYLFAGTKTEQAPMSGGTWSGNTDSVQFDVGENIKISIMVDGQQLFTTPNGTYSLLSATITTPAGTSDGIFDQLLTELGGSDSISGEVLDSLDQNLQNVTALRAELGARTNRLESIQSQLASMNYNLQANLSNVEDVDMAKAITDFTNQVNVYQSALAVGARIIQPSLVDFMK